A window of the Virgibacillus pantothenticus genome harbors these coding sequences:
- the ftsA gene encoding cell division protein FtsA: MNNSDVLVSLDIGTSRIKVIIGEVLNDSLNIIGVGTAKSNGMKKGAIIDIDQTVHSIRNAVEQAERMVGMQIERVVVGVNGNHIQLQPCHGVVAVQSENREISDEDVTRVIDGAQVMSIPPEREIIDVIPKQFIVDGLDEINDPRGMIGVRLEMEGTIITCSKTILHNILKCVERANLQVADICLQPLAAGTIALSKDEKNMGVALIDVGGGCSTVSIFENDHLVSTSVVQLGGDNITKDLSIGLRTSTEEAENVKVNHGHAFYDDALEEEVFDVSIIGSNSKQTSNQLEIADIIEARMEEIYAFAEREIRKMGYHELPGGYVLTGGTMAMPGVLELAEDLFRSNVRIAIPDYIGVREPQFTAGVGILQFAYWNAKIQGKELFPTVISQGHDAQPKRLKKQTKANDSNEPKKKEAKIANLFKYFFD; encoded by the coding sequence TTGAACAACAGTGATGTTTTAGTAAGCCTTGATATCGGTACATCAAGAATAAAAGTGATTATCGGTGAGGTTTTAAATGATTCATTAAATATTATTGGTGTAGGGACTGCTAAGTCTAATGGTATGAAAAAAGGAGCAATTATCGATATAGATCAAACGGTACACTCCATTCGTAATGCGGTAGAACAAGCTGAAAGAATGGTTGGGATGCAAATTGAACGTGTCGTCGTTGGAGTTAACGGTAATCACATCCAATTGCAACCTTGTCATGGGGTTGTGGCAGTTCAAAGTGAAAATCGTGAAATAAGTGATGAAGATGTTACTAGAGTTATTGATGGAGCTCAAGTAATGTCCATTCCTCCAGAGAGAGAAATTATTGATGTCATACCGAAGCAATTTATCGTAGATGGTTTAGATGAAATTAATGATCCAAGAGGGATGATTGGTGTCCGATTGGAAATGGAAGGAACCATAATTACCTGTTCGAAAACCATTTTGCATAATATTTTAAAATGTGTAGAGCGTGCAAACCTCCAAGTAGCGGATATCTGCCTTCAACCGCTTGCCGCCGGAACAATTGCTTTGTCCAAAGATGAGAAAAATATGGGCGTTGCTTTAATAGACGTAGGCGGTGGCTGTTCCACAGTTTCTATCTTCGAAAACGATCATCTTGTCTCAACGAGTGTCGTGCAATTGGGTGGAGACAACATTACAAAAGATCTCTCAATTGGTCTGCGTACATCGACAGAAGAAGCAGAAAATGTAAAAGTTAACCATGGTCATGCCTTCTATGATGACGCATTAGAGGAAGAAGTGTTTGATGTGTCCATTATAGGCAGTAACTCTAAGCAAACTTCAAATCAATTAGAAATAGCAGATATCATTGAGGCGCGGATGGAAGAGATCTATGCATTTGCAGAAAGAGAAATAAGAAAAATGGGTTACCATGAATTACCAGGAGGCTATGTCCTAACTGGTGGAACAATGGCTATGCCTGGTGTACTTGAACTCGCAGAAGACTTATTTCGTTCCAATGTTCGGATCGCTATACCAGATTACATAGGTGTACGGGAACCGCAATTTACTGCAGGCGTTGGAATCTTGCAATTTGCTTATTGGAATGCGAAAATACAGGGAAAAGAATTATTTCCAACTGTTATTTCACAAGGACATGATGCCCAACCAAAACGTCTAAAAAAACAAACGAAAGCAAATGATTCAAATGAACCTAAGAAAAAAGAGGCTAAAATCGCTAATTTGTTTAAGTATTTTTTTGATTAA
- a CDS encoding cell division protein FtsQ/DivIB — MAQKKVVSIEDRIPKLKQARKKKANRRLLFYLSIFFILISVVVYLQSPLSYIRTIQVAGNSFLNDDEVVKQADLVKNENIWTIDTEVTESKLKDSPIIASAKVIRKLPWTVSITIDEYELVGYKQQETTYFPVLGNGTTLQSMGKNTYNGDAPLIKGFNKEAYLHRMTNELEKLPETIRKLISEVHWTPEKENKDKIMLYMNDGFVVDARIPNFAESMDIYPSIVSQLDEESEGIIHIGVGAYFESFKEGKKASSVAEEDREE; from the coding sequence GCATTCCTAAATTGAAACAGGCAAGGAAGAAAAAGGCAAATCGCAGGCTGCTATTTTACCTGTCTATTTTTTTCATTTTAATTTCAGTTGTCGTTTATTTACAATCCCCTTTAAGTTACATACGTACGATTCAAGTAGCAGGGAACTCTTTTTTAAATGATGACGAAGTTGTAAAGCAAGCGGATTTAGTCAAAAATGAAAACATATGGACAATAGATACAGAAGTTACTGAATCTAAATTAAAAGATAGTCCAATTATTGCTTCTGCAAAAGTTATCCGCAAGTTACCTTGGACCGTTTCCATTACAATTGATGAATACGAGCTTGTCGGATATAAGCAACAAGAAACGACTTATTTTCCAGTTTTAGGTAATGGAACAACGCTTCAAAGTATGGGGAAAAACACGTATAATGGAGATGCCCCATTAATTAAAGGTTTTAATAAGGAAGCATATTTACATAGGATGACGAATGAGTTGGAAAAACTTCCGGAAACGATAAGAAAATTAATTTCTGAAGTTCATTGGACGCCAGAAAAGGAAAATAAAGATAAAATCATGCTGTATATGAATGATGGATTTGTGGTTGATGCCCGTATTCCTAACTTTGCTGAAAGTATGGACATATATCCTTCCATTGTGTCACAGTTAGATGAAGAAAGTGAAGGAATTATTCATATTGGGGTCGGGGCTTATTTCGAATCTTTTAAGGAAGGAAAAAAGGCTTCGTCTGTTGCTGAAGAGGATCGGGAAGAGTAA